The proteins below come from a single Crossiella sp. CA-258035 genomic window:
- the eccB gene encoding type VII secretion protein EccB: protein MASSRDQLQAHQFLAQRAISALVTRETDPEQPPFRRPSVSAFGSIALAVIILAGFGVYGLIVPGGKDAWRTGDAVIVEKETGARLVYVDGRLRPVTNHTSALLALGKHAPTMDVSQESLAGVPRAPRIGLLDVPDGLPGRERVLGGGWSMCSQPAVDTTGAAVHESVLLVGQAPGGGRALGESALLLEPPEQGDWQLVWRGHRHRIAQADTAAVRLALRTGPVLRAGSALVDNLPAGAEIGPITLRDIGKPSTAVPGKPDLRIGQLALVRVSGEVTQRYLVEADRLRPISELQFEIQRAHKPTAEALGEGELNGIALSPLAVSGAKLATVEPARAGQAPERRPEFAGPAAGAPTVCASFEPGAEVPAVTVDAVLPQRDPALRTGRRTDAGLPLADRVVVSPGSVAVVEVMPSPRAPVGTLSLVSDQGRNHPLATPDVLAMLGYEGVRPVRMPAGLVARIPLGSGLDPLAAQRP from the coding sequence ATGGCATCCAGTCGCGATCAGCTGCAGGCACACCAGTTCCTGGCCCAGCGGGCGATCTCCGCGCTGGTCACCAGGGAGACCGATCCGGAACAGCCACCGTTCCGGCGACCCAGCGTGTCCGCGTTCGGCAGCATCGCGCTGGCGGTGATCATCCTGGCCGGGTTCGGCGTGTACGGGCTGATCGTGCCGGGCGGCAAGGACGCCTGGCGCACCGGCGACGCGGTGATCGTGGAGAAGGAGACCGGGGCGCGGCTGGTGTACGTGGACGGCAGGCTGCGGCCGGTCACGAACCACACCTCGGCGCTGCTGGCGCTGGGCAAGCACGCGCCGACCATGGACGTCTCGCAGGAGTCGCTGGCCGGGGTGCCGAGGGCGCCGCGGATCGGGCTGCTGGACGTGCCGGACGGGCTGCCGGGCCGGGAACGGGTGCTCGGCGGCGGCTGGAGCATGTGCTCGCAGCCCGCGGTGGACACCACCGGCGCGGCGGTGCACGAGTCGGTGCTGCTGGTCGGCCAGGCGCCCGGCGGCGGTCGCGCGCTCGGTGAGTCCGCGCTGCTGCTGGAACCGCCGGAACAGGGTGACTGGCAGCTGGTCTGGCGCGGGCACCGGCACCGGATCGCCCAGGCCGACACGGCCGCGGTCCGCCTCGCGCTGCGCACCGGGCCGGTGCTGCGGGCCGGGTCGGCCCTGGTGGACAACCTGCCGGCGGGCGCGGAGATCGGCCCGATCACGTTGCGGGACATCGGCAAGCCCAGCACCGCGGTGCCCGGCAAGCCGGACCTGCGGATCGGTCAGCTGGCGCTGGTGCGCGTCTCGGGCGAGGTGACCCAGCGGTACCTGGTGGAGGCCGACCGGCTGCGGCCGATCTCGGAGCTGCAGTTCGAGATCCAGCGCGCGCACAAGCCCACCGCCGAGGCCCTAGGCGAGGGTGAGCTGAACGGGATCGCGTTGAGCCCGTTGGCGGTCAGCGGGGCGAAACTGGCCACGGTGGAGCCCGCGCGGGCCGGTCAGGCGCCGGAGCGGCGACCGGAGTTCGCAGGTCCGGCCGCGGGCGCGCCCACGGTGTGCGCGAGCTTCGAGCCGGGCGCGGAGGTGCCTGCGGTGACGGTGGATGCCGTGCTGCCGCAACGGGATCCGGCGCTGCGCACGGGCAGGCGCACCGATGCCGGCCTGCCGCTGGCCGACCGGGTGGTGGTGTCGCCGGGGTCGGTGGCGGTGGTGGAGGTGATGCCCAGTCCGCGCGCGCCGGTGGGCACGCTGTCGCTGGTGAGCGACCAGGGGCGCAACCATCCGCTGGCCACGCCGGATGTGCTGGCGATGCTGGGGTACGAGGGGGTCCGGCCGGTGCGGATGCCCGCTGGGCTGGTGGCCCGGATTCCGCTGGGGAGTGGGCTGGATCCGCTGGCGGCGCAACGGCCCTGA
- the eccD gene encoding type VII secretion integral membrane protein EccD codes for MTTTGLVRVTVAAPHRRIDMALPEQSSVAEIVPGLLRHAGEHLADDGAADGGWLLRRGDGSALELGRTLGSYRIRDGEVLHLTSRRTEWPELEYDDLVDAIADGAGRAGRAWSARHTRLAGLAVGGLVLLLGLAVVLRAGPPWPMPGLWSLLVSLLLLAVGATLARTAGDAVAGAVFGALSLPYSFLGGALLLAGSHPLLDLGAPQIQAGSAALLFGAVLGHLGTAHGLPVFAAAATTGLLGVLGGVLAGLDTFDGAQAAAIVAGAVLAFSPLLAPLAIRLARVPMPVLPRTTADLVRNDPQPPRPAVYQAVARAHGLLTGMLVGVALVAVVCQVLLVRSGRTSALWLLVVLALGFLLRARLYPVLWQRVPLLGAGVCGVVCLALGPLLSGRVAIAGAVLLVVGGLVVLAGLHHSRRQASPYLGRYAELFEVAVVLAVVPVVCAVLDLYAYLRGLGG; via the coding sequence ATGACCACGACCGGGCTGGTGCGAGTGACGGTCGCCGCGCCGCACCGGCGCATCGACATGGCGTTGCCCGAGCAGTCCAGCGTCGCCGAGATCGTGCCGGGGCTGCTCCGGCACGCCGGTGAGCACCTCGCTGACGACGGTGCGGCCGACGGCGGCTGGCTGCTGCGGCGGGGTGACGGGTCGGCGCTGGAACTCGGGCGCACGCTGGGCTCGTACCGGATCAGGGACGGCGAGGTGCTGCACCTGACCTCGCGGCGCACCGAGTGGCCCGAGCTGGAGTACGACGACCTGGTCGACGCGATCGCCGACGGCGCCGGCCGGGCCGGGCGGGCCTGGAGCGCGCGGCACACCCGGCTGGCCGGGCTGGCCGTCGGCGGGCTGGTGCTGCTGCTCGGCCTGGCGGTGGTGCTGCGGGCCGGACCGCCCTGGCCGATGCCCGGACTGTGGTCACTCCTGGTGAGTTTGTTGCTACTCGCCGTCGGTGCTACGTTGGCCAGGACCGCGGGAGACGCGGTGGCCGGCGCGGTCTTCGGGGCGCTTTCGCTGCCGTACTCCTTCCTCGGTGGAGCTCTGCTCCTGGCCGGTAGCCACCCGCTGCTGGACCTGGGCGCACCCCAGATCCAGGCGGGTAGCGCGGCACTGCTGTTCGGGGCGGTGCTCGGCCACCTCGGCACGGCGCACGGGTTGCCGGTCTTCGCCGCGGCGGCGACCACTGGCCTGCTCGGCGTGCTGGGCGGCGTGCTGGCCGGGCTGGACACCTTCGACGGTGCCCAGGCGGCCGCGATCGTGGCCGGTGCGGTGCTGGCGTTCTCCCCGCTGCTGGCTCCGCTGGCGATCCGGCTGGCCAGGGTGCCGATGCCGGTGCTGCCCCGCACCACCGCGGATCTTGTTCGGAATGATCCGCAGCCGCCGCGACCGGCGGTGTACCAGGCGGTCGCGCGGGCGCACGGGTTGCTGACCGGCATGCTGGTCGGCGTCGCGCTGGTGGCCGTGGTCTGCCAGGTGCTGCTGGTGCGCAGCGGCCGCACGTCCGCGCTGTGGCTGCTGGTGGTGCTCGCGCTCGGGTTCCTGCTCAGGGCGCGGCTGTATCCCGTGCTGTGGCAACGGGTTCCGTTGCTCGGCGCGGGGGTGTGCGGGGTGGTGTGCCTCGCGCTCGGACCGCTGCTGTCCGGGCGGGTGGCCATCGCCGGTGCGGTGCTGCTCGTGGTCGGCGGACTGGTCGTGCTGGCCGGGCTGCACCACAGCCGTCGCCAGGCGAGTCCGTACCTCGGACGCTATGCCGAGCTGTTCGAGGTGGCGGTGGTGCTCGCCGTGGTGCCGGTGGTGTGCGCGGTGCTCGACCTGTACGCCTACCTGCGCGGGCTGGGCGGCTGA
- a CDS encoding protein kinase has product MTGNGPQELVPLGEGPVATVYAGMRADTGEAFALKVFPAKLPKRTRAELDRELTRLAALRDRAPVLVADAVEDTPDGRTALRMELCSQSLRELVASCGRLSVPDALALGRAVATALAAAHRAGLVHGGVTPGNLLFRPTGEPVLADLGLTLRRAYPRDHRTGIDFTAPETLRDGTVDERSDLYGLGALLHLALSGESPHPGAIGEPEGERMLRVLGTPVPPLTRPDVPEALTAVVSALLSKDPALRPAEAAVVSGWLDRMGGPEPKSAGAEAAGRGFDDFAGYVPGPSPEAHRLTTAQADWPGHPAQTPGVRAAGHVAQVRRTPRPVQAPSTPPPAQFPATPPSGHLARTAESAPEPPTPATTPDTAPESAPPQPRGAPLVISGPARPDRPASRTGLVLGGVGLAAVLAVGAVLLINDDPAELALPPGPTPASAPTTSAKPVEIVLEEPIVRGNTVELNWRSSESLYFAVGMAVENATENKTFPPQQTTTWKGEVEPNRKYCFDVRGTNGGGVVYKSQPKSINGADCRN; this is encoded by the coding sequence ATGACCGGCAACGGCCCGCAGGAGCTGGTCCCGCTCGGCGAGGGACCGGTGGCCACGGTGTACGCCGGGATGCGCGCGGACACCGGCGAGGCGTTCGCGCTCAAGGTCTTCCCGGCCAAGCTGCCCAAGCGCACCCGCGCCGAGCTGGACCGGGAGCTGACCAGGCTGGCCGCGCTGCGGGACCGGGCGCCGGTGCTGGTCGCCGACGCGGTCGAGGACACCCCGGACGGCCGCACCGCGCTGCGGATGGAGCTGTGCTCGCAGTCCCTGCGCGAGCTGGTCGCCAGCTGCGGCAGGCTCTCGGTGCCCGACGCGCTCGCCCTCGGCCGGGCGGTGGCCACCGCGCTGGCCGCCGCGCACCGGGCCGGTCTGGTGCACGGCGGCGTCACCCCCGGCAACCTGCTGTTCCGCCCCACCGGTGAACCCGTGCTCGCCGACCTCGGCCTCACCCTGCGCCGCGCCTACCCCCGCGACCACCGCACCGGCATCGACTTCACCGCCCCGGAAACCCTCCGCGACGGCACCGTGGACGAACGCTCGGACCTGTACGGCCTCGGCGCCCTGCTGCACCTGGCCCTCTCCGGCGAGTCACCGCACCCCGGCGCGATCGGCGAACCGGAGGGCGAGCGGATGCTGCGCGTGCTCGGCACCCCGGTGCCGCCGCTGACCAGACCGGACGTGCCCGAGGCGCTGACCGCGGTGGTCTCCGCGCTGCTGAGCAAGGACCCGGCGCTGCGCCCGGCCGAGGCGGCGGTGGTCTCGGGCTGGCTGGACCGGATGGGCGGGCCCGAGCCGAAGAGCGCGGGCGCGGAGGCGGCGGGACGGGGTTTCGACGACTTCGCCGGGTACGTGCCGGGCCCCTCGCCCGAGGCGCACCGGCTGACCACCGCGCAGGCCGACTGGCCCGGCCACCCCGCCCAGACCCCCGGCGTCCGGGCGGCCGGCCACGTTGCCCAAGTCCGGCGCACCCCGCGGCCGGTCCAGGCCCCGAGCACACCGCCGCCCGCCCAGTTCCCCGCCACCCCGCCATCGGGCCACCTCGCCCGGACCGCCGAGTCCGCACCGGAGCCCCCGACCCCCGCCACAACTCCAGACACCGCACCGGAATCCGCCCCGCCCCAGCCGCGCGGCGCCCCGCTGGTGATCTCCGGCCCGGCCCGGCCCGACCGCCCGGCCAGCCGCACCGGCTTGGTCCTCGGCGGCGTCGGCCTGGCCGCGGTGCTCGCCGTCGGCGCGGTGCTGCTGATCAACGACGACCCCGCCGAACTGGCCCTGCCCCCCGGCCCCACCCCGGCCAGCGCGCCCACCACCTCCGCGAAACCGGTGGAGATCGTGCTGGAGGAGCCCATCGTGCGCGGCAACACCGTCGAGCTGAACTGGCGCAGCAGCGAGTCGCTGTACTTCGCCGTGGGCATGGCGGTGGAGAACGCCACGGAGAACAAGACGTTCCCGCCGCAGCAGACCACCACCTGGAAGGGTGAGGTGGAACCGAACCGCAAGTACTGCTTCGACGTCCGGGGCACCAACGGCGGCGGCGTGGTCTACAAGAGCCAGCCCAAGTCCATCAACGGCGCGGACTGCCGCAACTAG
- a CDS encoding MoxR family ATPase, with product MSATQAGQVYSLIARNVQSVVRGKPEVVRLAVAALLAEGHLLIEDVPGLGKTTLARCIARSIGGSWNRIQFTPDLLPGDITGVTVYHQKEEEFTFHPGGIFANVVVADEINRGTPKTQSALLEVMSERRVTVDAVAHPVPSPFLVVATQNPIEMEGTYRLPEAQLDRFLMRLSVGYPDVDAEVLVIMSDCAGVSPDDLPAVVDIPTLRAAITQVRKAHLDRAVVEYAARLAAATREHTAVRFGASPRGSIALVRAAQAMAATEGREFVTPDDIKDVAVPVLAHRLVLTADAELNQRGAAEIVAEVLAATPAPALNQSAR from the coding sequence ATGAGCGCCACGCAGGCCGGGCAGGTCTACTCGCTGATCGCGCGCAACGTGCAGTCGGTGGTCCGCGGCAAACCCGAGGTGGTGCGCCTGGCCGTGGCCGCGCTGCTGGCCGAGGGCCACCTGCTCATCGAGGACGTGCCGGGGCTGGGCAAGACCACGCTGGCCCGCTGCATCGCGCGCAGCATCGGCGGCAGCTGGAACCGCATCCAGTTCACCCCCGACCTGCTGCCCGGCGACATCACCGGCGTCACCGTCTACCACCAGAAGGAAGAGGAGTTCACCTTCCACCCCGGTGGCATCTTCGCCAACGTGGTGGTCGCCGACGAGATCAACCGCGGCACGCCCAAGACCCAGTCCGCGCTGCTGGAGGTCATGTCGGAGCGCCGGGTCACCGTGGACGCGGTCGCGCACCCGGTGCCCAGCCCGTTCCTGGTGGTGGCCACCCAGAACCCGATCGAGATGGAGGGCACCTACCGGCTGCCCGAGGCCCAGCTCGACCGGTTCCTGATGCGGTTGTCAGTCGGCTACCCGGACGTGGACGCCGAGGTCCTGGTGATCATGAGCGACTGCGCCGGCGTGTCCCCGGACGACCTGCCCGCCGTGGTCGACATCCCGACCCTGCGCGCCGCGATCACCCAGGTCCGCAAGGCGCACCTGGACCGCGCGGTGGTCGAGTACGCGGCCCGGCTGGCCGCGGCCACCCGCGAGCACACCGCGGTGCGCTTCGGCGCCAGCCCGCGCGGCAGCATCGCGCTGGTGCGCGCGGCGCAGGCGATGGCGGCCACTGAGGGCCGGGAGTTCGTCACCCCGGACGACATCAAGGACGTCGCGGTGCCGGTGCTCGCGCACCGCCTGGTGCTGACCGCCGACGCGGAGCTGAACCAGCGCGGCGCGGCCGAGATCGTGGCCGAGGTGCTGGCCGCGACGCCCGCGCCCGCGCTGAACCAGAGCGCCCGCTAG
- a CDS encoding HAMP domain-containing sensor histidine kinase: MSTTSADRLRRLRRLLTLLFTALNAAGLILFAYLVIREDRQQGEQHMDADLRRVSAVVSRLIDYDGTINTEELGHDQINNACPQFTVLDRDENGEWSTNHTSEKPCAPLPMTTLTSLAQQSVDTRSMITGYQRGSGGELLRVTADSLRNRSGQYVGAVVAALDARETESRHDRRVLIVLGVSVLLVGACALAGHVLSGRAMRPAVDALAQQEALLGDIAHDLRKPVAALRALAETGLRNPDQHAELLPRAVRLSARMGGIIDGLLMRARFAAGVQELARQPIWLDQLVAGVVEDTPPEGARITLTTSPSKVDADPVLVQRAVANLLGNALQHGHQPGAAAVVHVSVAGNRVTVADQGPGIDAERAELALDRFTSGGGSSGLGLAIVRWVAQAHGGTLRVYNAEAGGAIFELELPAVYRD; encoded by the coding sequence GTGAGCACGACTTCCGCTGACCGGCTGCGCCGCCTCCGCCGCCTGCTCACCCTGCTGTTCACCGCGCTCAACGCGGCCGGGCTGATCCTGTTCGCCTACCTGGTGATCCGCGAGGACCGGCAGCAGGGCGAGCAGCACATGGACGCCGACCTGCGCCGGGTCAGCGCGGTGGTGTCCAGGCTGATCGACTACGACGGCACCATCAACACCGAGGAACTCGGGCACGACCAGATCAACAACGCCTGCCCGCAGTTCACCGTGCTGGACCGCGACGAGAATGGTGAGTGGTCGACCAATCACACCAGCGAGAAGCCCTGCGCCCCGCTGCCGATGACCACGCTGACCAGTCTCGCCCAGCAGTCCGTCGACACCCGCAGCATGATCACCGGCTACCAGCGCGGCAGCGGGGGCGAGCTGCTCAGGGTCACCGCCGACTCGCTGCGCAACCGGTCGGGGCAGTACGTCGGCGCGGTGGTCGCCGCGCTGGACGCGCGGGAGACCGAGAGCAGGCACGACCGGCGGGTGCTGATCGTGCTCGGGGTGTCCGTGCTGCTGGTCGGCGCCTGCGCGCTGGCCGGGCACGTGCTCTCCGGCCGGGCCATGCGACCCGCGGTGGACGCGCTGGCCCAGCAGGAGGCGCTGCTCGGCGACATCGCGCACGACCTGCGCAAACCAGTGGCGGCGCTGCGCGCGCTGGCCGAGACCGGGCTGCGCAACCCGGACCAGCACGCCGAGCTGCTGCCGCGCGCGGTGCGGTTGTCCGCGCGGATGGGCGGCATCATCGACGGCCTGCTCATGCGCGCTCGCTTCGCCGCCGGGGTGCAGGAGCTGGCCAGGCAGCCGATCTGGCTGGACCAGCTGGTCGCGGGCGTGGTCGAGGACACCCCGCCGGAGGGCGCGCGGATCACGCTGACCACCAGTCCGAGCAAGGTCGACGCCGACCCGGTGCTGGTGCAGCGCGCGGTGGCCAACCTGCTCGGCAACGCCCTGCAGCACGGCCACCAGCCCGGCGCGGCCGCGGTGGTGCACGTCAGCGTGGCCGGCAACCGGGTCACCGTGGCCGACCAGGGGCCCGGCATCGACGCCGAACGCGCCGAGCTGGCCCTGGACCGCTTCACCAGCGGCGGCGGGTCCAGCGGGCTCGGCCTGGCCATCGTGCGCTGGGTCGCCCAGGCGCACGGCGGCACGCTGCGGGTGTACAACGCCGAGGCCGGCGGCGCCATCTTCGAGCTGGAGCTGCCCGCCGTGTACCGGGACTGA
- a CDS encoding response regulator transcription factor codes for MTRPGVIPVRVLVVEDDDDLRFAVVAELRSAGLAVVEAADIAAADRAVREGEHACVVFDRMLPDGDAITYVHRRRQEGWATPVLFLTSLDKIADRVAGFEHGGDDYLAKPFAMAELTARVSALCRRTGSGRPSVLRHADLEVDCARREVRRAGVLLTVSDKEFAVLEHLLARAGQVISRSELIEHCWDNSADPMSNVVDAVVKRLRAKLAEPRLIHTVHGRGFRLGAG; via the coding sequence ATGACACGACCGGGAGTGATCCCCGTCCGAGTTCTGGTGGTCGAGGACGACGACGACCTGCGGTTCGCGGTGGTCGCGGAGCTGCGCTCGGCCGGACTCGCGGTGGTGGAGGCGGCGGACATCGCGGCCGCGGACCGGGCGGTGCGCGAGGGCGAGCACGCCTGCGTGGTCTTCGACCGGATGCTGCCCGACGGCGACGCCATCACCTACGTGCACCGGCGGCGGCAGGAGGGCTGGGCCACCCCGGTGCTGTTCCTGACCTCGCTGGACAAGATCGCCGACCGGGTCGCCGGGTTCGAGCACGGCGGCGATGACTACCTGGCCAAGCCGTTCGCGATGGCCGAGCTGACCGCGCGGGTGTCCGCGCTGTGCCGCCGCACCGGCAGCGGCAGGCCCTCGGTGCTGCGGCACGCCGACCTGGAGGTGGACTGCGCCCGGCGCGAGGTGCGCAGGGCCGGGGTGCTGCTGACCGTCTCGGACAAGGAGTTCGCGGTGCTGGAGCACCTGCTGGCCAGGGCGGGGCAGGTGATCTCGCGCAGTGAGCTGATCGAGCACTGCTGGGACAACAGCGCCGACCCGATGTCCAACGTGGTCGACGCGGTGGTGAAACGGCTGCGCGCCAAGCTGGCCGAGCCCAGGCTGATCCACACCGTGCACGGCCGCGGCTTCCGGTTGGGCGCCGGGTGA
- a CDS encoding BTAD domain-containing putative transcriptional regulator — translation MTIFHILGPVEARDPAGAVLELGARKPVAVLATLLLHPNAWVRVDRLIESTWHEQAVPASAEANLKTYICRLRRLLPSAIESRPGAYRLLVAPGELDADRVADLAAAARAALAEGAPHRAIALYTEALSAWRGRPFEDLPGAEFQSAADRLEEIRRDLRESLAEAQLAAGEARAAISGLRALTADEPLREAAWTQLVRALHAAGRRAEALATYHQARRVLAEELGVDPGPALAEAHQQALATPATSHPRRELPRDIPGFTGRAAELTALGQSTPGQTIVLDGMTGAGKTALAVHAAHRLAARYPDGQFFLDLRAHADAHPLAPADALARLLRGLGHTTVPADADERAALWRSELSGRRVLLVLDDAADEDQLRPLLPGASPSLTLVTTRTRDWRLPGETRYRLNPLSPTESATLFHAATGRPLTSLTTALTACGGNPGALHAVATQLAIRPQWTASDLADWLASAPLAPGLTGSYRRLSAGARSAFHALAALPPEFDTRQASQQLGLSHPETRRLLEELTDHHLLEAPAPSRFQTHPLVRAQARATRPLSNTRVA, via the coding sequence ATGACGATCTTCCACATTCTGGGTCCGGTCGAGGCCCGCGACCCGGCTGGAGCGGTGCTCGAGCTCGGTGCGCGCAAGCCCGTCGCGGTGCTGGCGACCTTGCTGCTGCACCCTAACGCGTGGGTCCGGGTTGATCGGCTGATCGAGTCGACCTGGCATGAACAGGCCGTGCCCGCCTCCGCCGAGGCCAACCTCAAGACCTACATCTGCCGCCTGCGCCGCCTGCTGCCCTCGGCGATCGAGAGCCGCCCCGGCGCCTACCGGCTGCTGGTCGCGCCGGGCGAACTGGACGCCGACCGGGTGGCCGACCTGGCCGCCGCGGCCCGCGCCGCACTGGCCGAGGGCGCGCCGCACCGGGCGATCGCCCTGTACACCGAGGCCCTCTCCGCCTGGCGTGGCCGCCCGTTCGAGGACCTGCCCGGCGCGGAGTTCCAGTCCGCCGCGGACCGCCTGGAGGAGATCCGGCGCGACCTGCGCGAGTCGCTGGCCGAGGCGCAGCTGGCCGCGGGCGAGGCGCGGGCGGCGATCAGCGGCCTGCGCGCGCTGACCGCGGACGAGCCGCTGCGCGAGGCCGCCTGGACCCAGCTGGTGCGCGCCCTGCACGCGGCCGGCCGCCGGGCCGAGGCGCTGGCCACCTACCACCAGGCCCGCCGGGTGCTGGCCGAGGAGCTGGGCGTGGACCCGGGTCCGGCGCTGGCCGAGGCGCACCAGCAGGCGCTGGCCACTCCCGCCACCAGCCACCCGCGCCGCGAGCTGCCCAGGGACATCCCGGGTTTCACCGGCCGCGCCGCCGAACTGACCGCGCTGGGCCAGTCCACCCCCGGCCAGACGATCGTGCTGGACGGCATGACCGGAGCGGGCAAGACCGCGCTGGCCGTGCACGCCGCCCACCGCCTGGCCGCCCGCTACCCCGACGGCCAGTTCTTCCTGGACCTGCGCGCCCACGCCGACGCGCACCCGCTCGCCCCGGCCGACGCGCTGGCCCGCCTGCTCCGCGGCCTCGGCCACACCACGGTCCCGGCCGATGCGGACGAACGCGCGGCACTGTGGCGCTCCGAGCTGTCCGGCCGCCGGGTGCTGCTGGTCCTGGACGACGCCGCCGACGAGGACCAGCTGCGCCCCCTGCTGCCCGGCGCCTCGCCCAGCCTGACCCTGGTCACCACCCGCACCCGCGACTGGCGCCTGCCCGGCGAGACCCGGTACCGGCTGAACCCGCTGTCCCCCACCGAGTCCGCCACCCTGTTCCACGCCGCCACGGGCCGGCCGCTCACCTCGCTGACAACCGCGCTGACCGCCTGCGGCGGCAACCCCGGCGCCCTGCACGCGGTCGCCACCCAGCTCGCGATCCGTCCACAGTGGACAGCCTCGGACCTGGCCGACTGGCTCGCCTCCGCGCCGCTGGCCCCCGGCCTGACCGGCTCGTACCGGCGGTTGTCAGCGGGCGCCCGCTCAGCGTTCCACGCCCTGGCCGCCCTGCCCCCGGAGTTCGACACCCGGCAGGCGAGTCAGCAGCTGGGCCTGTCCCACCCGGAGACCCGCCGCCTGCTGGAGGAGCTGACCGACCACCACCTGCTGGAGGCCCCCGCCCCCAGCCGCTTCCAGACCCACCCACTGGTCCGCGCCCAGGCCCGCGCCACCCGCCCGCTGTCCAACACCCGCGTCGCGTGA
- a CDS encoding type VII secretion protein EccE yields MPQEPAPGWPTGLTTRTATPANPPRQPGPPAAAPRPHAAALTGPAYAPRPAQLPGHARPPHPTGPRVLAAAAPTAPRVLAAAPLDPRVLAAATPAPHPTRPTPPPAPPAPAPRRAAIPALRILCWQLAALTAVLAIGRPWPLATALGVGAALIACTAIRVRGRWLTTLMAIRLRHLLRRRAHDLGATEHDPAPLLDLLAPASRIRTATIGGVAAGLLSHPDELVVVLRPRAADHEFLRAAAADALLPDPDPAMPEFGARLVLHTGPARDRPPRTWLAVRALRDPDVFRDEDLTTALANTVRRVLRRLTRAGLPADALAEEDLRAVLPALTHTGSGRGETREDWRFWRAGAVTQAGFRLAGYAQLSTVDRGPLLQRLLAAAPGVAITVAVTTGEDREPTAVLRIAATTGAVVDAAATDLTYLGERFGVRLERLDGRHARALAATMPIGGNPL; encoded by the coding sequence ATGCCGCAGGAACCCGCTCCCGGCTGGCCAACGGGCCTGACCACCCGCACGGCCACTCCCGCCAACCCGCCGCGTCAACCCGGCCCCCCGGCCGCGGCCCCACGGCCGCACGCCGCCGCACTGACCGGCCCGGCCTACGCGCCGCGGCCCGCGCAGCTCCCGGGTCATGCCCGGCCGCCGCACCCCACCGGCCCCCGCGTGCTCGCCGCAGCCGCTCCCACCGCACCTCGTGTGCTCGCGGCCGCTCCCCTTGATCCCCGCGTCCTCGCCGCCGCCACCCCCGCTCCCCACCCGACCCGCCCCACCCCACCCCCAGCTCCCCCGGCACCCGCGCCCCGCCGCGCCGCCATCCCCGCCCTCCGCATCCTCTGCTGGCAGCTCGCCGCCCTCACCGCCGTCCTCGCCATCGGCCGCCCCTGGCCGCTGGCCACCGCGCTCGGCGTCGGCGCCGCCCTGATCGCCTGCACCGCGATCCGGGTCCGCGGCCGCTGGCTGACCACGCTGATGGCCATCCGCCTCCGCCACCTGCTCCGCCGCCGCGCCCACGACCTCGGCGCGACCGAACACGATCCGGCCCCCCTGCTCGACCTGCTCGCCCCGGCCAGCCGGATCCGCACCGCCACCATCGGCGGGGTCGCGGCCGGCCTGCTCAGCCACCCGGACGAGCTGGTCGTGGTGCTGCGCCCGCGCGCGGCTGACCACGAGTTCCTGCGGGCCGCGGCCGCGGACGCGTTGCTGCCCGACCCCGATCCGGCGATGCCCGAGTTCGGCGCCCGGCTCGTGCTGCACACCGGACCGGCCAGGGACCGGCCGCCGCGCACCTGGCTGGCGGTGCGGGCGCTGCGCGATCCGGACGTCTTCCGGGACGAGGACCTGACCACCGCGCTGGCCAACACCGTGCGCCGGGTGCTGCGCCGCCTCACCCGCGCCGGACTGCCTGCCGACGCCCTCGCCGAGGAGGACCTGCGCGCGGTGCTGCCCGCGCTGACCCACACCGGGTCCGGCCGCGGTGAGACCCGCGAGGACTGGCGGTTCTGGCGGGCGGGCGCGGTGACCCAGGCCGGTTTCCGGCTCGCCGGGTACGCCCAACTGTCCACAGTGGACCGTGGCCCGCTGCTGCAACGACTGCTGGCCGCCGCGCCCGGCGTGGCGATCACCGTGGCCGTCACCACCGGCGAGGACCGGGAGCCCACCGCGGTGCTCCGGATCGCCGCGACCACCGGCGCCGTGGTCGACGCGGCCGCCACCGACCTGACCTACCTGGGCGAACGCTTCGGCGTGCGCCTGGAACGACTCGACGGGCGGCACGCCCGCGCCCTCGCCGCGACCATGCCGATCGGAGGCAACCCGCTGTGA